The Peromyscus maniculatus bairdii isolate BWxNUB_F1_BW_parent chromosome 14, HU_Pman_BW_mat_3.1, whole genome shotgun sequence genomic interval ATGGTTTCTTTCTCCCTCAGACACTCTCTTGTAAGATATGTTCTGTACTACAGAAACCATCCCTTTCCTGAGGTGACACCGGAAACCAGGTGAACATCCCAATCTCCACAGGGTGACCCAGCCTCCAGGAACGACAGAAAATGCTAATGAGCAGTCCAGCATCCATCAGCTCAGACTGTGCCAAACAGGAATGACTCAGAAGAAACTTTCCCAAAAAGTAGCATGCCTCAGTAGAACATGGTTGATCTGAGTCAGAGAAgccaagtgtcttagttaggatttctattgctatgaagcgataccatgaccatggcagttcttacaaaggaaaacatttcattggggcatgcttacagtttcagaggtttagtccattatcatcatggcgagtagtatggcagcatgcaggctgacgtggtgctggagaaggagttaaGGGTTCTACCTtttgatccccaggcagcagaaggaaactgtgtgtcacactgagcaaagcttgagcggaggagacctcaaagcccacccccacagtaacaaacttcctccaacaagaccacaccttatccaataaggccatgcctcctaatagtgccgctccctatggTCAAACGTTCAAACACATGAAACTATGGAGACCATAACTATTCAAACCGCCACACCAGGCACGTGTGGCTTATTAGCCAGGGCAAGTGACTGGGTATGTCAGCTTTTGGCTTCCTCATCCATAAGCCAGCAATGGTAAAATGATACTAATAATACTTAGTAGTGTGGTTGACACAGACTAAAGATGTAagaccagggagatggttcagtcagtaaggTGCTTGCCGTGCCAGCATGAAGACCTGGACCTCCAGAACCCACAAACAACAGCGCACAAACTGAGCTTGGTAGCACATGTTTGTAACCCCAGCCCTGAAGAGATATGGACAAGAGAATCCCTggatctcactggccagccagcctagcctaatgaGCAAGCtgcaggttcagagagagacctctCACAAACCAAGGTAGATAGCTCCTGAGAAATGATGTCAggggctgacctctgacctccatgtgcatataggggtgtgtgtgtgtgtgtgcacgtgcaggCGTGTATACACAGACCTGAGAATTCATAAATGTGAGAGTTCTATAAATGGTAACAACATTTACATCTTTATTTCCAAAACAGTGCTTTGTACAAAATTAgagttaataaatatttatgggaAAGAAGGCCGTGCAATGGAcggaggggaaagaggaaaagttaaaaagagaaaaaagattagGTTTCTAACTGTAATAAATCCTGACAgatgttttcctcttcttcctcagtaaATTTCCTGATCATCATATATAGTTATTGCAATTTTTTAATTCCATGGACTAGCATCTCCACTGTCTGTTAGGCAGTACCACACACCCTGCAGGTCATAGGCCCTCTGGTCACTATTATAGCTCTGTTGTCTGCCACGGTGGTAATGTCCTCCCTGCCTCTTGAGCTCTGCGGACACCTAGAAGCCCAGGTCCATGGCCGCATCCCCTGGCCTACAGAGGACGGTCAAGATGGAACTTTTCTGTGGTAGGTGTGCCCTTCACTGAGGCAGCCCTTGTTTCTTGGCTAAAGAGAGTGTCTTCTGAACCTCTCAGGTGAACACAGACAGCTGGTGGGTCCTCAGGTCCTGTGAAATACCCCCACCCCATGCTTGTCTTTGGCTCCTTGGTACTATGCCAGCATAGTTAAAGTCTCTCCTCTTCACTGATAGAAGCCCCAATTTCCCCCAAGCTGGCAGGAGCCATCCCAACAGCACACTGGGACAAACTCCTAACGTTCTTACGCTTATACATCCTGAATCTCCTCCGTATGGCTGTATGCTCATCAGTCTCTTCCCATCCCACGCCCATTGCCAAGTACCTTCGACCCATCCCTCTGGTTTGTATTATCCACTAGCTCCTTCAACAGAGACCTTCATTCCCCCTAATTATCATCTGGAATAGACCGGTTTGTAGGGACTGGGCTTGTAGATCATTGGACAATGTACTTGCCTAGTtggcacaaggccctgagttcaatatccagcaccataaaaaaaagggtgtgatggcacacacctaaaactccagtacttaggaggcagaagcaggagtatTAAACCATAGGAATCGTGGACACTAGTTAGAAGACAGTTAGAATAAAACCACGCCCACCTTAGGTCCTCCATGTGGCTTTCCAGCTAGGGGAGTCTGTCTCCTCTGGCAAGGAGGAGCTAGTGCATCTGCCTGCTTGTTCCCATTCCAGgcctctgtgtctctttccttcctatcaggaccaggaggaagaagagaagaaccaTGGTGGCAGAGTCAGCCTTTTAAATGATTGGACTGCTCTCTCGGTTAGATCACAGGTCTGGTTTTCACCTCTGCCTCTTCAAATGCAGCTTCCACATCATGCCCAAAGGCCTTCGATTATACTTAATACTCAACTAATGTCAGAGCCCTTGTAACTACCCTTATCCTGCCTTCATATCtctcacacattatatatacgATATTAGTGGACACAAACCTGTATGTATGCCACAGCAGTTCCCATCAGAGAAATGTGAGCCATCGGGATACTACAGCCTACATATTGTCCTGACAACCACTACAATTACCACCTGCTACACTTTTTGGATGAAACGCCCCAAACAGAGTTGtggtattttgaatgtaattgatgcccataagctcacagggagcagcattactaggaggtgtggccttgttggagtgggtacggccttgttggaggaagcgtgtcactgtgggagtgggctctgaggtttcctatgctcaggataccgctgagtgtctcagttgacttcctgttgcctgcaagccaagatgtatccagcaccacatctgcctgcacactaccatgATCCGCTGTCATGATGACAATAGATTGAACCTCTAAAATATAAgccagccaccacaattaaatgttttctttataagagttgccatggtcatggtgtctcttcacagcaataaaaaccttaactaagacagaagtcatgTGGCCTATCCCATTACCCTTAAATTCATTTCAACCTGCTTCCTAGAAGACCAGACTTGATGGAGGACCACATCAATGGGCCCCCTCAGTCTCTGTCTTCCAGTATGATTCCCATTTGATTCAAGGGTATGGAAAGCGAGTAGGTTGGGACATCCCCCACCTCTTCCCATGCCTCAGTTTGGCAAACAGCTGCAGCATCCGACTAAGGACCACAGCTCCTGCCAGGCACTGGCTCCTCTCCTGTGTTTGCCTTGGTATTTGATAATCACATCCCTTCCCAGCACAGCACCCTAAGGTTGCCCACTACCTCCAAATCACAAGTGTGTCGGCCCTCCACGCTGGTTTCTTTAACTCTGGTcaaatgtcatttatttcctGCCAGACTTGTTACTAAGGCTGTGCCCATCTTTCCTGAATCTCCAGCAAGAGGACTGCCCCAGAAAACCCAGAGGAAGGCTCCTAAAAATGGAaggaggaagaatggaaggaagccCTGAGCTGTCTATAAGTGGTACCCATTCCCCCACAGGGACCACAGCTGCTCAACAGGCTTTCTGTGTGATGATGACTCCTCCTACCAACACATCTGCAGCTACAGGTTGGGGTGGCTTTCGCTCAAGTCCTTTGTCTCCAGACAGTCACCCCAGCATCCCAGGCCTTGCCCACCAGTCTCAACCTTTGCTCTGTAGATTTTCATGGACTCAGTAATTCCTCCTTCAAGGAGCACTCGAGGATCCCAGCTTGGACCCAATGGGGGCTGCAGATACAGGACCCCTGGGACACAGGCTACCACACAAATCATCTGTGTCCCTTGGCAAACATGAAACCCCAAATGAATGCTTCAGTCAAAAGAACTTCAAAGTTCCAAGTGCCTTTATTGTTAcaccaagtaaaataaaaactagaaagaCTTTTCTAAAAGTTGGCGTGAATTCAGGTGTCAGGGAGCATACTTTGTTGACATCTGTATTGACACTCCTGGCGTATtctaaaaaagaacaaagttaaaCTCAACCCCCTCCAATGCCAAAGCTAAAAACATTTGCATAAAATTAGAGTTTAAAAAGAAGGTTGCAGAATCAGCTGCTGTAAGATTTTAGAAAAAGCATGAGCCCATGACCGCAGCCATGGCTCTCTCTGAGCCAGCATGGCAGCCTCACCTCCACAAACACTCAGGATTCTGTGTCTAAGAAATTGCCATTTAGGTTTAAAATATACTAAATAGGCAGGGACATTTGTGACTGGTCACTTCCCTGTGGCCGTGGGAGAACATTCAAGCCATGAATTTAGTCTCTGGTGTTTTTAAAACTAAACTTCTAGTTTTAAAATAGCTTCTAATTACATTttgtgagttttattttgtttgtttgtttgtttgtttaattggcAAGTGGACACTTCTATAAGGATCTTAAGGGAGTGGAGGGACTTTTGCTTGGGAGAGAAATACCCACATCTAAACACCTTTTTTGTAGCAGTCAGgactgtctttgtctcttatctaGGTAGCTGCTCAGTTGAAAGGGAAATGGAGCATTCTCTCGGAGAACACTCAAAGTTGGGTTTCCTTTTGAGCAAGGAAGAAAGTGCATTGGTGTTGATCATACTTTGCCTTTTAATCATAAATCCAGTTGGAGTTCAATGGCAGAATGTAGGGATTTAAAGGCTTTCTGGAGCTTAATGATATCCAATTCCTTTAAATAAATGCTACAATGTCAATCAAAACTGAGGGCGGGTTGTAATAGACAAATCACGTTCCCAGAGTCaagcaaataaaatcaaattgagGGACATATGAACCGGAGACATTATCCTGGGGAAGGGTCAATAGTGTTTGACATTTTTAGCGTGAGTGTGCTGCACCTGTACCTGGTGCCTAACTGAGCAGAGGAAAGCCTGAGCCAGGCTGGCCCAAATTCAACCGTACTTGACTGCAGGGGATAGAGCAGATACATTCCTGGGGGAAGCGGATCTGTGAGGCTCGGGCCACTAGCTGCGTTCTGCAGACCACGCCGGCTTCAGGTGGTCTCACACTCGGTGGTTTCCGTGGAACAAGCCCCGCAATCACACCGGACAGCCACCGGGTAGGTGTAGAAGGGATCGACTCCTGGAGCACAGTTAGGCAGCTTGACAGTCACCTGCTTGGTCTCGTTGTAGGTACAGACTCGGTGGTGGGCTTCGATGTAGGGAGGCTCCAGGATGGGTTTCTGTGCCCACAGGtagaaaacaggaaacaggaaacccATTAGAATGCAGCATCCTGAGGATAAGTAAACAACTAGTGCTGTCTGTCACTAGTTATTTACTTATCCTCTGACTCCTCCCACCACGAATAAACTCCTGAGAGCAGGAAGACAGTTTGCTCACTACCATATCCTGAGCTTCCTGCGAAAGTCCAGGAAACACAGGAAGCACTTAGTAAATATTTAGCCAGCAAATAACtggtctcccctctcccaccattTTTCCCTACAGTCTGTTTACAACAGTGAGTGAGCCTTTTAAAATGTTCAGTCAGCCATGGCCCACCTCTGCTCAAAGCCCCAGAAATTTCCCCATCTCGCTCAGGTTTAAAACGTCAAAGACATTAGGATTCTTCTCAAGTCCTTGCATTTTCTGCCTTTATTTTACTGTTGATGTGGGCTATAGTCCTGACCTTGCCCATCCCCTCTCCAGTCTCCAGTCACAGCCGTCTGAATCCTCCTTCAGATCAGCCAGGAACTGAGGACCTTTGCatctgctgttccctctgcccaGACTtatgccaataaataaataaagtgttatTAAATCTGAAATTCAAGTTATCCGAGTTccctgattattttttaaatttgacttcTCTTCGGATTGTGGGGTTTGAGGTGGAAGGGGGTTGGTggggtttttggttggttggttggtttgctgGGGGAGCAGTTGgtttggctttgatttttttttttttggtttttcgagacagggtttctctgtgtagctttgcgcctttcctggaactcacttggtagcccaggctggcctcgaactcacagagatctgcctggctctgcctcccgagtgctgggattaaaggcgtgcgccaccaccgcccagcttttggctttggtttttgctAACCCTGGCATCTTGAAGCCCAGGGTCATGATAAGTCATTATTTCAGCAAGAGGTCAGTGCAGCCCATCATTATAAACACACTCCTCAGTTCAGCCAGCTTTGAGATGTGTATACCCATTTTCAGTGAAGGGCCAGACGTAACTGAGTATAAATAGACTGGATGGATCTATCACTGAACTGAGGGGAAAGGGCTGGGACAGAACCTGGGACTAGACCTACAGCTTCTGGGTTCTTTTGGGTAACTGCCTGACTTCCTCACAGCTGAGAAAATACAGGAAGGAGATGCGGTCACAGGTTTGGACCAATAATTTATTTCCGACTTTGCACTGCCTCCCTTTTGACTCCTTCCTTGTGATCTTTACAGCGGGCAAACAGTAGCACCTACCTCCTAGAGATGACTCCCAAACATGCAGAAGCGTGGAAATTACACTACCAACCTCACTAGCGCTGTGGAGAGGAGCACCGTCATGGTTTTCGGATCATTTGGAAGAACCAACAATAGTGCAGTCGGGTTTTTTATGTCCAGAGGACAGGGCAGACGTGACAGCTCCCCCTCAGTCATGAAACAGTGAACACTTAAACTCAAGAAGCTGGCCCTGAGGCCACTGCCATCCAAGCCTGTTGGACTACTTACCTCCCAGGTCTCGCAGCGGCCCCAGCAGGCATCAGTGGTGATCCGAAGTCCGCTGCAGCCTGGCTTCTTGGCCAGGAAAGTGAACTCCCTCACAGCACAGCCCACGAAAGTGTGCAGGCTCCCCCTGGAGGTGCTGAGGGCAGAGTCACAGCCACCCAGAAGAAGGAGGGTCATGGCACCAAGGACAAGGTATGCCAGCTTCATGCTATTCCcaaggagggaaaggaaacaaaattgaaCATACCCATCTGCTCGCCATGGTGCAGTCCACAATGTGTTGGTCACTCCCAGAGAGACCTTGCTTTTAGCAttacaggaaaacaaaatgagcCAAGGGACTGTCCACTCCAACAGCATCTCTCTAACTAGCTCCAGTAGATAGTCAGCAGCTCTTTCTAGACATCCTACCCTCAAAACACAATCTCAGGCTTTTCCTTGATGAACTCCAACTTCTGGAACTGACTTGCATGTAAAAGAAATTTATCCCAATGAAAAGTAAGAGCAATACCCAAAGAAATGCGAGAGCCTAAAATAATAcatgaatatgctttcttttttatccaGGTTTGGGGTATGTATGTGTCATGTCAGAAACTTTGCACACATTTGTATTTTTAGTGCCACGGATGGGGAATAAATGGGGGAGGTAGATAAGTATTAATAATGGCATACCCTGGCTTGTTATTACTAACCAAACCTACCATACAGAAAATATTATAAACTCTGGTGCCTGGCATGGCAGTAACTTATAAAATGTATTCTGCTCATCACAGATCATATCTGTTCCATGCTTCTGCTGTGCAAAGGCCCTAGTGGAACTCAGTTTAAAGGCAAATGATGGAAAGCCAGTCACAGTCTACCATGGAGGCTgtcctctctggttcttggtcctTTCTGGTGCTCTAGCAGCACAGAATGGGCCCTTCATGGCTGGCCTACCGAATAGAACCCACCTGGGCGTCACATTTGTGGAATGCTACCAGGTCAGTAACACTCAGGAGCAGTTACATTTCCAAAGCTGCTTTCATGGTTCTTGCTGGTTTGTGGTCATACGTCCTCTGGGGGCTTCccctgaggaggaaggaagagatggagaggtACTTACCTGAGCTTGCTGGGGTCAACTCTTCCTTCAAAAGTTGCAACGAGTGGGCAAAGTTTGCTCTGGGGAAGTGTCTGCTATCCTTCTGCTATCGGGCTACCTGATTACTCCAATATATAGGGAGGGTCTTGTCAATCAAAGCAAGAGAGAGGCAGATTCTTACAGGAATGGCTAAGCACATCAAAGCCAGGGAATATAAAGCAGTTTCTATTTTCCAAAACTGATTCACTTTAAGggtgatgttttgtttcttgacaTCACTGAATGAAACAGAAAGTTGCCTTGGTGGGTGACATAATCCTGAGGAGAGAGTCAGAGGTGGTTCACCTGGTTCTCAGAGAACATGCGTACTGGGACAAGATGGATCAAAGTTTCCTTCGTGGTAACAATGGCTCTCTTTGGAGACAGTAAGCTGCTAGCAACTTCTGGCAAGTCCTTTCTTTACACTTACAACGTTGAAAAACAGCAAGACAATAATTCTGACTTGGAAACAACATGGCATCACCTACTGACAGATggaaagaaaatttgaaagtcTTAAAGATCCTTTAACTAGTAATCTTTAAATGAATCACACAGGTAAAATACAGAGATACTGGAAATGACTGGCTTCATACACGGGGAATTAAAGACGACTTTTGCTTTTTTCTGCATGCTCtctgggattttatttattttttaacatgggcctgatttttgtttttaaaaactcatctagtgttattattttaaaattaaaataaaaagttatctaTGTGTACTGCATAGAAGGACATTCAATGGTGTTCAGTGAAACGGTCTTAGATTTCTGATCTTACAGCAGCACAGTCCTTCTTATGAGTAGGGAATGTGGTTTATATTCCATTCCACAATAGTAGCATGTAGACAGATGAGGAAGCTACTTGTTCATGGCCCTTTCCTGGGTGTTCTAAAAAGTAAATGAAGCAGACATCTGTGCCCTCAGGAGTTTACATTTCACGACAAATCACGTCATACCCAGAGGCGCTTAAGATGCATATTAAATGGCCGGTGACacaaaataaggaaattaaagCGTCCCCATTTCCTGcacagaaagattttttaaaacaaatacagcCTTTGTTAAAGGTTTGCTCTTCCGGAGCAAACACGTAACAACAATCAGCGAACCCATCAATGAATCACCAATCCCTGGAATCGGGTTATTTTATAGATGGTGCAAGCTGGCTTGGACAGAGGACCTTCTTCAGCCCTCCAGCCTGCTCACAGAAGAGCCAGAACCAGGACACTGTGGGAACAGACTGCTTACCTGGCCTTGCTCTTCCTAAGCTGCTGGGCCAAGAGCTAGAGAGCAAGTAGGAACGGATGTCCTGAGCAGTGTTTCTGTGCGGGGTTGCTCATGCCCTTTAGAATTGGCATAGGCATACTGGCCTGTGATCTCACAAAAGAAAGGCAACAAAGTGAGGCCAAGAGTCCCCTTCTTCCACAGTCCCTGACTGCCTGGTAATGCAGTGTGCTCTGGCATGTCCCTACAGGGCAGCTGGGACCTGCTGGCAGAAGTGGGTGCCTGAGATGCCGTACTAAGGTAACTACAAGCAGTCCAGGTAGAGGGGGCAGGAAAGAGGGATGGTGGTTGGTTGTCACCTTTTGCCATCCTGACGCTCTACTGTGCCACATGTCTCTGCACAGACAGAGTCAAAGGTCGGGAATGTGATTGCAAAGGCAATATTGAGGGCTGGGTCTTCTGGAATACCTGTGCATCTGCCATCTTCCCTTCCGCCTACCCTGAGGTTCCCACCACCAACGTCCCTCTCATGAGGCTGCACCCAGAGATGGAGGCAATCTTGGAGCACAGGCCCCCAGCATCTGCCCTAACTTGGTTCCGTTTTCATCTTAACGTAGATTCACTGTCGCCTCAGAGAATGACTTACAATGTTCAGGTTCTTTGGAGGCTACCAAATAGGAGACGAGGGGGCTATGATTTGGATATTTTTTAACGTGTGTCCCCCAAGCATTCATATGTTGAAAGTTTATCCTCATGGTGGAAATTTAATCCAACTATGGTGGTCAGACCTGGGGCCTTTGGAAGCATCCAGAACAGTCCTAAACAAAGTGAGAAATATTGAAGATATTACAAAGGTGATTTCAAAATATCCTACAGAGTCgtagtttaaaacaaaatcaacctAGTGGAGGcataaaagtaaacacacaggccAATGGAATAGAGGACATAGAAATAAACCCACCCATCTTCAGCCAGTTGTCAATCAAGATGCCAAAAACATAAGGTGGCGAAAAGACAGCCCACCAACAAACACTGGTGGGCAAGAGACTAGATCCCTATCTCACCCTGCATAAAAACCAATTCAAAATGGATTAAAGTGTTCATGAAAGGCCAGAAAATTTCAAACTACAAAAACCAGGAGACACACACTGAGACGTTGGCATGGATGATTGTCTAAGAGAACTCACATAgctcaagaaagaaaagcaagaacagTAAAAGGAACTGCAAAAAttcaaaagctttttttttttttttccacagcaaAGAAAATGATTGGCAGAATGAatggacagcctacagaatgggaaaaaaagttTAGTCAGCATCTACCTGACAGAGGACTAgcatccagaatatataaagaactcaaaaaatagcaagaaaaaaaaaaaacaaagccaaataatctaattaataaTTGGGTGAATGATCTGAACAGACACTTCACAGAAGAAGTACAGATGaccaataaatacatgaaaacagcCCTCAATAtctttagccactgggcaaaaacaaatcaaaactatgCTGAAATTCTCTTACCACAGTCAGCAGAGCCAtcaccaggaaaacaaaaacaataaatgttaattaatatttgaagaaaaaagtGTTGAAAATATAAATTAGTTCAGCCACTATAGAGATCAGTATGAAGATTCCTTAAAAAGGTAAGGaacagaactaccatatgacccaaccACAccattcttgggtatataccctcCAAAGGAATCAAAGTCATTATACAACAGAGATACCTGCATACTCATGCTTATTATGCCACTCTTTACAACAGTCAAGATATAAAAGCAGCCCACTTGCAGGTCAAATGATGAATGCATAAAGAAACTGTATCATATTTCGTAGTATCAGAAGATACAATTCAAACATCAGAGGAAGAAAAATCAGTAATCCTACCCACATGTAGAGCCTATGAACCAAAACAATGAACAGCCCAGCAAGATAACCCTAATGGTTCAAAAAAAAGGCGCTTTTATCTTTGGGGATAACCAAGTCTTATTAGACT includes:
- the Gphb5 gene encoding glycoprotein hormone beta-5, whose product is MLLEWTVPWLILFSCNAKSKVSLGVTNTLWTAPWRADGYVQFCFLSLLGNSMKLAYLVLGAMTLLLLGGCDSALSTSRGSLHTFVGCAVREFTFLAKKPGCSGLRITTDACWGRCETWEKPILEPPYIEAHHRVCTYNETKQVTVKLPNCAPGVDPFYTYPVAVRCDCGACSTETTECETT